In one window of Frigoriglobus tundricola DNA:
- the msrA gene encoding peptide-methionine (S)-S-oxide reductase MsrA has product MKTMLLLLVVFVGVLALILLLMNREGFTVPDQFPVLDSSEAIAAPEVAAGEVELATFGSGCFWCTEAVFQQIKGVRKVESGYSGGSVPSPSYEQVCRGTTGHAEVVQVTFDPKVISYPELLEVFWRSHDPTTKDRQGNDSGPQYRSVIFYHSDGQKQLAERYKQKIDAAGVFRAPVVTEIEPFTAFYPATADHQNYYATNPRQGYCRVVIAPKVEKLRKVFQDKLKPE; this is encoded by the coding sequence GTGAAAACGATGCTGCTACTGCTTGTCGTGTTTGTCGGCGTCCTCGCCCTCATCCTCCTCCTCATGAACCGCGAGGGCTTCACCGTGCCGGATCAGTTCCCTGTTTTGGATTCCTCCGAAGCCATTGCGGCCCCCGAGGTTGCGGCCGGCGAGGTGGAACTCGCCACCTTCGGGTCCGGCTGCTTCTGGTGTACCGAGGCCGTGTTCCAACAAATCAAGGGCGTGCGAAAAGTCGAATCGGGCTATAGCGGCGGTTCGGTACCGTCCCCGAGTTACGAGCAGGTGTGCCGCGGCACCACCGGGCACGCTGAAGTGGTGCAGGTGACGTTCGATCCGAAGGTCATTTCGTACCCCGAACTGCTGGAAGTGTTTTGGCGGTCGCACGATCCGACCACGAAGGACCGGCAGGGGAACGACTCCGGCCCGCAGTACCGGTCGGTGATCTTTTACCACTCCGACGGGCAGAAGCAGCTCGCCGAGAGGTACAAGCAGAAGATCGACGCGGCCGGCGTGTTCCGTGCCCCGGTGGTAACCGAGATCGAGCCGTTCACTGCGTTTTACCCCGCGACCGCGGACCACCAGAACTACTACGCGACCAACCCGCGGCAGGGCTATTGTCGGGTCGTGATCGCTCCCAAGGTCGAGAAGCTCCGTAAGGTGTTTCAGGACAAGCTGAAGCCGGAGTAA